The Lactuca sativa cultivar Salinas chromosome 2, Lsat_Salinas_v11, whole genome shotgun sequence genome includes a window with the following:
- the LOC111886668 gene encoding uncharacterized protein LOC111886668: MIIIIISSIYVDHNKTLLYKKMSAAATASRLLHSLHLLFIFFILLNPFQSSHAAEETMVPLIEPGKREMMEFVLHDSRRKLNGFKICALCTCCNSGGGGGGGGGGGGGKYCLPSPCCYAINCNIPNRPFGFCSFTPKTCNCFGCHL, translated from the exons atgattattattattatatcgaGTATATATGTAGATCACAACAAAACTCTCTTATACAAAAAGATGTCTGCTGCTGCTACTGCCAGTAGGCTTCTTCACTCTCTTCATcttctcttcatcttcttcatcctccTAAACCCATTCCAATCTTCCCAT GCGGCGGAGGAAACAATGGTGCCGTTGATTGAGCCCGGAAAACGAGAGATGATGGAATTTGTATTACACGACAGTCGCCGGAAGCTCAACGGCTTCAAGATTTGTGCGCTTTGCACTTGTTGTAACTCCGGCGGCggcggtggcggtggcggtggcggcggtggtggtAAATATTGCTTACCTTCTCCTTGTTGCTATGCAATCAACTGCAACATCCCAAATCGCCCTTTTGGATTCTGCTCATTTACTCCAAAAACATGTAACTGCTTTGGATGCCATCTTTGA